The sequence ACTTGCTATTATATTGATGTTAGTAATTAGGAATAACAAGTTCTCTACGATTAAGGAAATTGTTAGTAGTGCAATTACGTACCTTTAGTTAAGTACTCAAACTACAAAGTTGAATGATCGAACGTGCTGCAAtagtttttattattgtatCTTTTAAGCGATACATACAACTAAAAATAAGTATTCTATTCCTATGGTTTCATACTTTGAGAGTATTATTTCAGATTGTAAGATGTTGTTAAATGACTTGTGAGATGTTTATGTCAATTTTATTAGACGTTCTGCAAATAGTGTTGCTCATTTCTTAGCTCGAGCATCCTATTTAGTTGATGATCGTGTTATAAGGAGTAGTGATGTTACTCTAAATTTTAATCATGTAATCACTAtggattaattaataaaaaggatgaattttttcaaaaaaacattATACtactacaatttttttaatctttaattttttttttttgaaagtgaTCTTgaaaattttccaattctaacttatttaaattaataataaaattgaataattaattaaaaaaattacatttaatcaatattaataataaatatttgacGTGGATAGAAAAGAACGTGTCGAGAGGTTAGAAGCACGCGTcattacattattttattattatttttcgttATATTCCCATGTACGGTCAATCCCAATATTAAAcgccaataataaaaataataaaataatttatcctAATAAGAGCACACTCTTCTCATTTCTCAACTTTTGATTTTCTTCCTTTATATATACTTCTCTCACTCTCAccattattacatatatatatatatatatatatcacgtTATTATtacacacaacacaacacacactctcttctcttctctaatgGCGGCCAACGAAGAAGGAACAACCGTAGACCCTGAGAAGCAGAAGCTTCTCATCAGTCAACACAAGGAGAAACACTTCACCGCCGGCGAAATCGTTCGCGATATAATCATCGGCGTCTCCGACGGTCTTACTGTTCCATTCGCCTTGGCTGCTGGTTTATCCGGCGCCAATGCCACCTCATCTATCGTCCTCACCGCCGGTATCGCTGAAGTTGCCGCCGGCGCTATCTCCATGGGACTCGGCGGGTACTCtgttcatttttcttttcctaataataataatgtgtgttattatcaatttttttgaaatcgattaaattaataaattagattcGATTCGATTCGATTGAAATTTATTGCGAAATGGATTCGGCGAACTTGTTCCTGAATCTGATGATCAcgttttttcatttcatttcccGAGTAACCAAACGAAAGATAGAAACAGAAGGCGCgtgaattttattttgataggaTTGGTGTATTGGTTATTGTGCTGTGCAGATACCTCGCTGCGAAAAGTGAAGCTGATCACTATTTGAGAGAGTTACGAAGAGAACAGGAGGAAATTATAGCTGTGCCTGAAACAGGTTTTTGAAACTcgttctttaattttcttttcttttttttttggttaaatttatttaaattttcttttataaatatatatataaaataaaaattggattAATAATGGCAGAGGCAGCGGAGGTGGCTGAGATACTCGCAGAATATGGGATTGAGCCACATGAGTATAATCCTGTTGTTAATGCTCTTAGGAGAAACCCCCAAGCCTGGCTCGATTTTATGATGAAGTAagctttcttttctattttatatatagatttataatTACAATGTGTACATATTGCTAAAACTCTATTATATATGCTTTTGTGAGACTTATATTAACAAATATTAACTATTTAAATATTTCGATTGAGTGATTCGTGAACAAATATTAACTCTATTATAGTTTTTTGCTAATTATATGTATGCTATGGAGAAAtctactaaaaaataaatatttttgtgtCACATgtggaaaatatatataaaaacaaagAGAGTTGTTGTGAATATCTTGTTAcaatttttagtcaatttttattCTCGAAAATacatatcaaaatatttttttctcaattttattaTGGTGGTGTTCGTTATgcttataatataatttttgtaaatttttgaaattttttaaatagtttataatatcaaaaatatgttcaaaattttttaaacatgccTATTAGGAACTCTACTTttagtattataaattatttgaaattttttaaaaatttataaaaataatattgtaactaTAACAACTACTGCtgtgaaaaaaattgaaaaaaaaatattctagtatgtaattttaaaaataaaagttgattaaaaaattgtaatagtATGAGAATTTTCAATGGTAAAACTTTAGAGGATGTTTGGTGAGGTGCACATATTATATGGCGAAACATTGAGATGCAATACTATTACAGAGAAGATGATGTCATTCTAGAAATTTGTATGGATGCTATGTTGTAGCATTGAtgctatttaatatttttttaataaaaaattgaatctaAAAAGTTATTGTAgctaaaaaatagaatatatattaaataataatttgtgatatcataattatagtattttttaacAGTGTTATACATTGGAGTATTTTTATTAGAAGTAAGAGTGTCAAAAATAATGTAgaagaaatataaaataaaatattatttttaaatgatgtgtaaatttttaacatttttaaagAATACTATTATTCGAGATGCTCTAACAAAGTTTTCATAAGCACTCCTCGTTCTCATAAAAACCACATGTCCAAAATCTTAGGATATGCATTGGgtcatttattattttggaataataaatattaattatgtttCTTAGGGGAGTTTTATGTGTAGTCCTCTCGTTTTCCTATTGGTACAAATATATAactttattttaagtatttaaataaagagcattgttattgagTATTTGTAGTGCCTAGCCTAATATTTTTAGATATGTCGTCTTGCAATTGATTAGTAATACttcttaaaagttattatataagATTCGATACTTAGTTGAACCAATATCAATATTAACACATATAAGAGTATTAGATAGTACTAGTATATTAGACAGTACTAGTGTCTGTTAGCATttctcttaaattaattttagttctaatttttttaagacaTCATTCATTATAATCACAAGACTCAAAATAGATCACCggcaaatttttaaaataataacgtAATTAGAGTTAAAAACATATGTTGTGCGCATAGTCACAATAAACAAAAGAGTTATAATCAATTTGCAGAGTTAAAATAAGTTCATACCGTACTGTATACCTACTTTATTAGTTTATCTTCATGGTGGGTAGTGATAGATAAAAAGTTACAGAATGTTATGTGTATAGTGGGTTGTTGCATGTTGAACTGGAAGATTCTTGGGAGGACCAGTTTGGGAGGATGAGTGTGTTCATATAGGTCCATTCGCTATGGCCAAGCCACCCACTACTACTACTAGTACTCTGATATAAGAAGATCAAATCCCACTAAGAGGAACAGTCGTATTTTAAAAGTTGGGTAACTTTTGGAATGTGGACAAAACCCATGTGACTGGGCATTGGGGATGAGAGTGAAAACCATTAACTATATTATATCTGAATTGATGATTACAATATCCAAAAACTTTGAATCAAGAATATCCTTTTTAACTTTCCTTTCACTAGAAATAGTAATAACTTTGACACTGTCCTGAATACTACTTGATGGGAATTTTCAAGTCCAATGAAACCATAAATAATAGTAGTGAAAATGATACATTTTATGGTTACCTAAGGGACTAAAGAAAACAAAGGGAGCCTTGGAAGGGTTTTAGTATTACACGAGTTGTTTCCTAGTACTGTCtttaatgtatatatgtataattgttACAGGTTTGAACTGGGACTGGAGAAGCCAGATCCAAAGAGAGCATATCAAAGTGCCATAACAATAGCTGTTGCTTACATCTTGGGAGGGATGGTGCCACTCATTCCTTACGTGTTCTTCGAGAAGGCAACCGAAGCTGTTGTTGCCTCTGTTGTCGTAACCTTGGCAGCATTGATGATCTTCGGCTATGCCAAGGGTTACTTCACCGGTAGCAGACCTCTCGTGAGCGCTTTTCAAACCGCTCTCATCGGTGCCATTGCTTCAGCAGCTGCTTATGGCATGGCAAAGGCTATCCAACACTGAAATTTATTCAGTATTATTCTTGTTTGTTTGCTAGTTCTGCTTTATTGTACTAAAGATTTTTGCATGTTCCTAGTTTGGTTAAAGTTTTTTGTTTCATTTATCTTTGGGATCTCTTTTGTTGTTTTGAGCAAGTAGTTCATGATCCTTAGGTAGACCACAAAAGATTTGAAAGAGAAATGGAATGTATTTTGTGTACTAGCATGAATAGTATAAATTCAGCACAAAGGTGCTTTCTTATTGTGCTTAAAATTCCCTAGTTCCCACTTCTTTGTCTTGGGAAATAAATGTAAAGTTAGTGCCTTTTTAGTGGACGGATATATCATAAATATGCAAATCAATTTGGGCCCATTTTACAagtaaaaggaaaaaagaatttacaaaaatacaaatctACAAATGTTTCAACATTTTTGTGaactgaattttttttcttaaaaaaaagtgcccattgttatttttttgtgagGAGTGTTAATTACAGtcttttaatcaattttaagtATGAAATTACATGTtagaatatatcattttttcaaaaaaaaaatttatagtcGTATTCGTTAAAATTATAATGCTATCCTTGtagaattttgaaaaattctaaatattttaccaaattgaaaattttgatattttagtttacTATGCGTATATTCAATAAATAGCAAACCTATTTttgatactataaattattcaatttgtTTAAAAAGAATTTACAGAAATAATGTTGTAACTATAACAAAcactgttaaaaaaaatttgctatgtGATTTCGAACATTGAGATTGAGTAAAAGGTTGGAATAAGAGGTTAACAGTAGCACtcttatttgtatattatttacaAAAGAAGAACTTATACGATATAGTTTAGGAAATTTATATAGTAGACCTCCCTGAATGATCGTTCTAGTAGACCTATATGTGTTTTAGGATCTAGGAGAGCTTTTTAgtctaattatttttataattacataCGTTGTCTTTATTTAAAgactatttgtaaatttttaaaaaattatgaataatttacagctccaaaaataagatttaaacaGTTATTGACCACACGTATAAGAAAAATAGTCGcgtgtaaaaaaaatatgtaaatattattttcaacatTATAATCtacttaaaattttcaaaaaatttacagGTGGTCCTAAATAGCTATAACATATGCGATCATAAACAAAAAATAAGCTACAAAGCatttttaaataccaaaacaaaTAAAGAATCTACCAAAACACCTCTTTGTAGACCAATGTTTGCAAGATGTTGTTTACACGTTtttgtttggctcagtagaaaaataaatcatagaaaagtaaataaaaaaaataacattttaggtattttgtaaaaattctcAAATTAATACTTGAGAGAGCAAAAAATGCAAAGCTAATATGGGCTTATAGTATGTGGCATATTCCTTCCTCTGCTCTGCACATGCCAAAAATGTGTCTTAACATTTAAGTTATCACAGCAAATTTTCTTAGCTTTCTCAAAGAATGATATTAAGGGGAAAAAATACCTATTTTAAGGAAATATAATTCTTCGAGACATAAAGAGAAATATGTATGTATGGTTTGTATATAAGAATTGAGAGTACTACCAACTTACATTTTGTGTAGATTACATAACTAGCTTCAAAAAAGGTGCATAAAAATCTTGAAATATCTTAGCTATAAAATGTCTTGTGAGTTGTGACCATATTTCAGTTCATGCCACACCATTGTTTTCTGGCTCAGAAGACAACAGTACTCCCATTTCCTCATTTAAACTTTCCAAACTTTCCATGTTGTTGTGAGACATTTCAAACTGACCTTCATAAACTGCTGGTTCCATCTCAAAGTTGTGAGATGTTTCCATATGTtctaaataattgaaatttctaCATTCGCCTTGTGGGGTTTCGGTGTTATTGGTATCTTCGTCGTCTTTTGTATCTTTATTATCTTCACGAAAGGGACTGGCCAAAAGAAGCTGCTCCCATGAATTGTCATCGGCTAATTCTGGTAGAATAAACGGGGAGTGAGTTTCTAATGGACTTAATTTCTCATCCATGAGAATTTTCATAAAATCTGAGTTCAAGAAAAAATCCTGCATCCCATCTGGATATGAACTGGTTTCGGTTGGTTTC is a genomic window of Cannabis sativa cultivar Pink pepper isolate KNU-18-1 chromosome 9, ASM2916894v1, whole genome shotgun sequence containing:
- the LOC115721831 gene encoding vacuolar iron transporter 1, yielding MAANEEGTTVDPEKQKLLISQHKEKHFTAGEIVRDIIIGVSDGLTVPFALAAGLSGANATSSIVLTAGIAEVAAGAISMGLGGYLAAKSEADHYLRELRREQEEIIAVPETEAAEVAEILAEYGIEPHEYNPVVNALRRNPQAWLDFMMKFELGLEKPDPKRAYQSAITIAVAYILGGMVPLIPYVFFEKATEAVVASVVVTLAALMIFGYAKGYFTGSRPLVSAFQTALIGAIASAAAYGMAKAIQH